The following proteins come from a genomic window of Myroides odoratus DSM 2801:
- a CDS encoding phosphatidylserine decarboxylase family protein, whose product MFHKEGTKIIFFSLVVAVIFIVVLDYVITIDWLRMTLSSIILALLILVLQFFRNPNRSITPNDHVIVAPVDGKVVVIEEVYEPEYFKDNRLMVSIFMSPINVHVTRYGLSGLIKYSQYHAGKYLVAWHPKASEENERTTVVIENKVFGEVMYRQIAGALAKRIINYAKPGMQAIQGTDAGFIKFGSRVDLYLPIGTKVDVVLNQKAIGNKTVIAKKQ is encoded by the coding sequence ATGTTTCATAAAGAAGGAACTAAAATTATTTTTTTCTCGTTAGTAGTAGCTGTAATCTTTATTGTAGTATTAGATTATGTTATAACGATTGATTGGTTAAGAATGACCTTGTCATCTATTATTCTAGCACTGCTAATCTTAGTATTGCAATTCTTTAGAAATCCAAACAGAAGCATTACCCCTAACGATCACGTTATTGTAGCGCCTGTTGATGGAAAAGTAGTTGTAATAGAAGAAGTTTATGAGCCTGAGTATTTTAAAGATAACCGTTTAATGGTTTCTATCTTTATGTCGCCGATTAATGTACACGTTACGCGTTATGGCTTGAGTGGATTGATTAAATACAGTCAATATCACGCAGGAAAATACCTAGTAGCTTGGCATCCTAAGGCAAGTGAAGAAAATGAAAGAACAACAGTTGTTATTGAAAATAAGGTTTTCGGAGAAGTAATGTACCGTCAAATTGCAGGTGCATTAGCGAAGCGTATTATAAACTATGCTAAACCGGGTATGCAAGCGATTCAAGGAACGGATGCTGGTTTCATTAAATTTGGATCTAGAGTGGATTTATATTTACCGATTGGAACAAAAGTAGATGTGGTACTAAACCAAAAAGCTATTGGAAACAAAACGGTAATTGCAAAAAAACAATAA
- a CDS encoding acetyl-CoA carboxylase carboxyltransferase subunit alpha yields MEYLDFELPIKELEEQLKKCTLIGEESDVDVSTTCSQIEKKLEETKKTIYKNLTPWQRVQLSRHPNRPYTVDYIKALCGDTFLELFGDRNVKDDKAMIGGLGKIGDQSFMFVGQQKGFNTKTRQYRNFGMANPEGYRKALRLMQMAEKFNIPIVTLIDTPGAYPGLEAEERGQGEAIARNIYEMFRIKVPIICIIIGEGASGGALGIGVGDRVTMLENTWYSVISPESCSSILWRSWEYKEQAADALKLTSYDMKKNKLVDDIIAEPLGGAHSDREATFNSVRTYIEKTYKELAKTPLDKLLNQRMEKYFEMGEYKS; encoded by the coding sequence ATGGAATATTTAGATTTTGAGCTTCCTATTAAAGAACTTGAGGAGCAGTTAAAAAAATGTACGTTAATCGGGGAAGAATCTGATGTAGATGTATCGACGACTTGCTCACAAATCGAGAAGAAATTAGAAGAGACAAAGAAAACGATATATAAGAATTTGACTCCTTGGCAACGTGTACAATTGTCAAGACACCCAAACAGACCTTATACTGTTGATTATATTAAAGCACTTTGCGGTGATACATTTTTAGAATTATTTGGTGATAGAAATGTAAAAGACGACAAAGCAATGATCGGTGGTTTAGGGAAAATTGGAGATCAAAGTTTTATGTTCGTAGGACAGCAAAAAGGATTCAACACAAAGACAAGACAGTATAGAAACTTCGGGATGGCAAATCCAGAAGGATACAGAAAAGCTTTGCGTTTGATGCAAATGGCTGAGAAATTTAATATTCCAATCGTTACTTTGATTGATACTCCAGGTGCATACCCAGGATTAGAAGCAGAGGAAAGAGGACAAGGAGAAGCTATTGCACGTAATATTTATGAAATGTTCCGTATTAAAGTGCCTATCATCTGTATTATTATTGGTGAAGGAGCTTCAGGTGGAGCCTTAGGTATTGGTGTGGGTGACCGTGTAACCATGCTAGAAAATACATGGTATTCTGTAATTTCACCAGAATCATGTTCTTCGATCTTATGGAGAAGCTGGGAATATAAAGAACAAGCGGCAGATGCATTAAAATTGACTTCTTATGATATGAAAAAGAATAAGTTAGTTGATGATATTATCGCTGAACCATTAGGAGGAGCACACTCAGATAGAGAAGCTACTTTTAATTCAGTGAGAACGTATATTGAAAAAACATACAAAGAATTGGCTAAAACGCCATTAGACAAGTTACTGAACCAACGCATGGAAAAGTACTTCGAAATGGGAGAGTACAAAAGCTAA
- a CDS encoding LUD domain-containing protein: MSKQSNEEADDRRSQYLPETVMPVDDLFTVNFKNNGGKFLYCDTQTELQETFVNVLLENDWFEKEALTNENQFHSLLKDNNIRFVNSKQPVFFVSSCESLIADDGAILFCDRQLKDFKPHEIPDNVIIIAATSQITRTKSDGLREIKRKYSSALPTNITAINCFKPSANQDFLSYGRSPKNLYLLLLEDL, encoded by the coding sequence ATGTCAAAACAAAGCAACGAAGAGGCTGATGATCGAAGAAGCCAATATCTTCCAGAAACTGTTATGCCTGTTGATGACCTATTCACTGTTAACTTTAAGAATAACGGCGGTAAGTTTTTATACTGTGATACTCAAACAGAATTACAAGAAACTTTCGTCAATGTTTTATTAGAAAATGATTGGTTTGAAAAAGAAGCTCTAACGAACGAAAACCAATTTCACTCGTTATTGAAAGACAACAACATTCGCTTTGTCAACTCCAAACAACCCGTTTTCTTTGTTTCTTCTTGTGAAAGTTTAATCGCTGATGATGGTGCTATTTTATTTTGCGACAGACAACTCAAAGATTTTAAACCACATGAAATTCCCGACAATGTTATCATCATTGCGGCAACAAGCCAAATTACACGCACTAAAAGCGATGGGCTTCGTGAAATAAAAAGAAAATACAGCAGTGCATTGCCTACTAATATTACGGCAATCAATTGCTTTAAGCCTTCTGCCAATCAAGATTTCTTAAGTTATGGCAGATCCCCTAAAAACTTATATTTACTTTTATTAGAAGATCTATAA
- a CDS encoding superoxide dismutase — MKNSTLVNLVFLFLVLVTSSCRKKNELIEVEIPKRETFVVEKKSILGQEKVKTKQGPFEMHSLSFQYEEIENLFKPEDLALHYGTIHLDYANRLNTAIHGTPYVTDSLTAILTKVTPAQAEITNVAGAYYNHNFFWQSINKNTTTSPNTGLSALISSSFGSYANLKAEITRIAVEFEGSGWLWLLIDQRNNLTLVTTENNGNPISMRLGKPLLVIDLWEHAYLPTYKNDKEKYIKALLPHLNWEFANQRLND, encoded by the coding sequence ATGAAAAACAGTACGTTAGTAAACCTCGTGTTTCTCTTTCTTGTCCTTGTGACATCGTCTTGTAGAAAGAAAAATGAACTCATTGAAGTTGAGATTCCTAAAAGAGAGACTTTTGTTGTAGAGAAGAAATCAATTCTTGGTCAAGAAAAAGTCAAAACGAAACAGGGTCCTTTTGAGATGCATTCGCTTTCTTTTCAATACGAAGAGATTGAAAACTTGTTTAAACCTGAAGATTTAGCACTCCACTATGGGACTATTCATTTGGATTATGCGAATCGTTTAAACACAGCTATTCACGGTACACCTTATGTGACCGATAGTTTAACGGCTATCTTAACTAAAGTTACCCCAGCACAGGCTGAAATAACGAATGTAGCAGGCGCCTATTACAACCATAATTTCTTTTGGCAGTCTATCAACAAGAATACAACAACTAGCCCAAATACAGGCTTATCTGCCTTAATTTCGTCTAGTTTTGGTTCCTACGCTAATTTAAAAGCTGAGATAACGAGAATTGCCGTTGAGTTTGAAGGTTCTGGATGGTTGTGGTTACTAATTGATCAGCGCAATAATTTGACATTGGTCACTACAGAAAATAACGGAAATCCAATTTCTATGCGATTAGGAAAACCTTTATTAGTGATTGATCTATGGGAGCATGCTTACTTGCCTACCTATAAAAATGACAAAGAGAAATACATCAAAGCTTTACTTCCTCATTTGAATTGGGAATTTGCTAATCAGAGATTGAATGATTAG
- a CDS encoding acyl-CoA-binding protein: MSEQLDKDFLEAYNRISKEARNLAPDVMLRIYAYYKQATNGLSHQDFEHMSHDLKKAFKFNAWTQVSHLSTDQAKAEYIKLAQSILSEG; the protein is encoded by the coding sequence ATGAGCGAACAACTAGATAAAGACTTTTTAGAAGCCTACAACCGAATTTCAAAGGAAGCTAGAAATTTGGCTCCAGATGTTATGCTGCGGATTTACGCGTACTACAAACAAGCGACAAATGGTTTAAGTCATCAAGACTTTGAACACATGTCTCATGATTTGAAAAAAGCGTTTAAATTCAATGCCTGGACTCAGGTGAGTCACCTATCCACAGATCAAGCGAAAGCTGAATATATCAAACTTGCTCAATCTATTTTAAGCGAAGGATGA
- the dnaB gene encoding replicative DNA helicase, whose product MEKAKDIRTYASSFTKDVIALEKGKLPPQVTDFEEAVLGAMMIDKKGIDEVIDILQPEAFYKEGHKYIFEAIDQLFVGNQPIDLLTVSAQLRKNAKLDMAGGDAYLVSLTQKISSSAHIEFHSRVILQKFIQRSLIRISNEIIEDAYDETTDVFDLLDKAEAKLYEVTQGNIKKSSETAQSLVAQAKKRIEEISTKEGLSGLPTGFHKLDELTSGWQPSDLIIIAARPGMGKTAFVLSMARNIAIEAGAGVAFFSLEMSSVQLITRLISSETGLSSEKLRTGKLEKHEWEQLNVKVKDLERAPLFIDDTPSLSIFDLRAKARRLASQYGIKLIVIDYLQLMTAGGSQKGGGNREQEISTISRNLKALAKELDIPVIALSQLSRAVETRGTSKRPLLSDLRESGAIEQDADIVSFIYRPEYYKIEEWDDEFRSPTAGQAEFIVAKHRNGGLDNIRLKFLGMYGKFDNLDEDARMEGFAGGDGVYSSAINEGANMTQHLPPARDVFNDDDVPF is encoded by the coding sequence ATGGAAAAAGCAAAAGATATACGTACCTACGCCAGCTCTTTTACTAAAGATGTTATTGCTTTAGAAAAAGGGAAATTACCACCTCAAGTCACTGATTTTGAGGAGGCTGTACTGGGTGCAATGATGATTGACAAAAAGGGGATTGACGAAGTAATCGATATACTTCAACCAGAAGCTTTTTATAAGGAAGGACACAAGTATATTTTTGAAGCAATTGATCAATTATTCGTTGGGAACCAACCTATTGACTTGTTAACCGTATCGGCTCAACTCCGCAAAAATGCCAAATTAGATATGGCTGGAGGGGATGCCTACCTAGTTAGTTTGACACAAAAGATCAGTTCTTCTGCGCATATTGAATTCCACTCGCGTGTAATCCTGCAAAAATTTATTCAACGTAGTTTGATTCGTATTTCCAATGAAATTATCGAAGATGCCTACGATGAAACAACCGATGTTTTCGATTTATTGGATAAAGCAGAGGCTAAATTGTATGAGGTTACGCAAGGAAATATTAAAAAGAGTTCGGAGACGGCACAAAGCTTAGTGGCGCAAGCCAAAAAGCGTATTGAAGAGATTAGTACCAAAGAAGGATTGAGTGGATTACCTACTGGTTTCCATAAATTGGATGAACTAACTTCAGGATGGCAGCCGAGTGACTTGATTATTATTGCTGCACGTCCCGGGATGGGAAAAACGGCATTTGTATTATCGATGGCACGTAATATTGCTATTGAAGCAGGAGCGGGTGTGGCTTTTTTCTCCTTAGAGATGTCTTCTGTACAGTTAATCACGCGTTTGATTTCGTCAGAAACAGGTTTGTCTTCAGAGAAATTGCGTACAGGTAAACTAGAAAAACACGAATGGGAGCAATTGAACGTAAAAGTAAAAGACTTAGAGCGTGCGCCGTTGTTTATTGACGATACACCTTCCTTGTCTATTTTCGATTTACGTGCAAAAGCAAGACGTTTGGCCTCTCAATACGGAATTAAACTTATTGTAATTGACTACTTGCAGTTAATGACAGCGGGAGGAAGTCAAAAAGGAGGAGGAAACCGTGAACAAGAGATTTCGACCATTTCTCGTAACTTAAAAGCCTTAGCGAAAGAGTTGGATATACCCGTAATCGCTTTGTCTCAGTTATCGCGTGCGGTAGAGACTAGGGGAACCTCTAAAAGACCTTTATTATCCGATTTAAGGGAGTCTGGAGCTATTGAGCAAGATGCGGATATCGTATCGTTTATTTATCGTCCAGAGTACTATAAAATTGAAGAATGGGATGATGAGTTCCGTTCTCCTACAGCAGGACAAGCCGAATTTATCGTAGCGAAACACAGAAATGGTGGATTGGACAATATCCGTCTGAAGTTCTTAGGAATGTACGGTAAGTTTGACAACTTGGATGAAGATGCCCGCATGGAAGGTTTTGCTGGTGGAGATGGCGTATATTCTTCAGCAATTAACGAAGGAGCAAATATGACGCAACATTTACCACCAGCACGTGATGTGTTTAATGATGATGATGTTCCTTTTTAA
- the ftsH gene encoding ATP-dependent zinc metalloprotease FtsH — protein sequence MAGNIKPNQNKPKFSPWILYASIVVIVLVINFLSNGSGVGDSKQLSLSKFFDYLKEGKVEKVEFNRSVAKVYLTKDALQSKDFEELQRKSILGKESTGPQFVTEIGNSEIFQKKLDEAAGEGKLVEYKSEAESNWGDYFISFLPIIIIIGFWLFMMRRMTGGGGAGGGGQIFSIGKSKAKLFDEKNDIKVTFSDVAGLEGAKEEIVEIVEFLKNPEKYTSIGGKIPKGALLVGPPGTGKTLLAKAVAGEAKVPFFSLSGSDFVEMFVGVGASRVRDLFKQAKEKSPAIIFIDEIDAVGRARGKSNFSGSNDERENTLNQLLTEMDGFGSHTNVIVLAATNRAEILDKALLRAGRFDRQIYVDLPDVKEREAIFNVHLRNIKRVDNLDIDFLAKQTPGFSGADIANVCNEAALTAARKDKKEVDMQDFLDAVDRIIGGLEKKNKIITVEEKYAIAIHEAGHATVSWMCEHAAPLVKVTIVPRGQSLGAAWYLPAERQIVRTEQMLDEMCATMGGRAAEKIVFDKISTGALSDLEKVAKQARAMVTIYGLNEKLGNITYYDSSGQNEYNFSKPYSEDTAKVIDEEISKLIEGQYERAQAILTEHKDKLIQLADLLCEKEVIFQQDLENIFGKRPFDKSETEENTIQPQTDTENTIA from the coding sequence GGAAACATAAAACCAAACCAAAACAAACCCAAATTTAGCCCGTGGATTTTGTACGCGAGCATTGTGGTTATCGTATTGGTTATAAACTTTTTATCGAACGGCAGCGGTGTTGGAGATTCCAAACAGCTGAGTCTTTCTAAATTTTTCGATTACCTGAAAGAAGGTAAAGTAGAAAAAGTAGAATTTAATCGTTCTGTTGCTAAGGTATATTTAACGAAAGATGCTTTACAGAGTAAAGATTTTGAAGAATTACAACGAAAATCAATCCTAGGCAAAGAAAGTACAGGTCCACAATTTGTAACTGAAATTGGTAACTCAGAAATTTTTCAAAAGAAATTAGATGAGGCTGCTGGAGAAGGTAAACTAGTGGAGTACAAATCGGAAGCTGAAAGCAATTGGGGAGATTATTTTATTAGTTTCCTTCCGATTATCATTATCATTGGATTCTGGTTATTCATGATGAGAAGAATGACTGGTGGCGGTGGTGCTGGCGGAGGCGGACAGATTTTCTCTATTGGAAAATCTAAAGCGAAGCTATTTGATGAGAAGAATGACATCAAAGTAACTTTTAGCGATGTAGCTGGATTAGAAGGAGCGAAAGAAGAAATCGTAGAAATTGTGGAGTTCTTAAAGAACCCAGAAAAATATACCTCTATTGGAGGTAAAATACCAAAAGGAGCCCTTTTAGTAGGACCTCCAGGAACAGGTAAAACGTTACTAGCAAAAGCAGTAGCAGGTGAGGCAAAAGTGCCTTTCTTCTCTTTATCAGGTTCTGATTTCGTAGAGATGTTTGTTGGAGTTGGAGCATCACGTGTACGTGACTTATTCAAACAAGCAAAAGAGAAATCTCCAGCAATTATTTTCATTGATGAGATTGATGCTGTAGGTAGAGCCCGTGGAAAAAGTAATTTCTCTGGATCCAATGATGAAAGAGAAAATACATTGAACCAGTTACTAACTGAAATGGATGGTTTTGGTTCTCATACTAATGTAATTGTATTAGCTGCAACGAACCGCGCAGAAATCTTAGATAAAGCGCTTTTACGTGCCGGACGTTTTGACAGACAAATTTATGTTGATCTTCCAGACGTTAAGGAAAGAGAAGCTATTTTCAATGTTCACTTACGCAACATTAAACGAGTAGATAACTTAGATATCGATTTCTTAGCCAAACAAACACCGGGATTCTCTGGTGCTGATATTGCAAACGTTTGTAACGAAGCGGCCTTAACAGCAGCTCGTAAAGACAAAAAAGAAGTAGATATGCAAGACTTCTTGGATGCAGTAGATCGAATCATTGGTGGTCTTGAGAAGAAAAACAAAATCATCACGGTAGAAGAGAAATATGCAATTGCAATTCACGAAGCTGGTCACGCTACAGTAAGCTGGATGTGTGAACACGCAGCGCCACTTGTAAAAGTAACTATTGTTCCTCGTGGACAAAGTTTAGGAGCTGCTTGGTACTTACCAGCAGAACGCCAAATTGTACGCACAGAACAGATGTTAGATGAGATGTGTGCTACTATGGGTGGACGTGCTGCAGAAAAGATTGTTTTTGACAAAATTTCAACGGGTGCTTTAAGTGACCTTGAAAAAGTGGCGAAACAAGCTAGAGCAATGGTTACCATCTATGGTTTAAATGAAAAGTTAGGAAACATTACGTACTACGATTCATCGGGTCAAAATGAATACAACTTCAGCAAACCATACTCAGAAGATACAGCGAAGGTTATTGATGAAGAAATTTCAAAATTAATCGAAGGTCAATATGAGCGTGCGCAAGCAATCTTAACTGAACACAAAGACAAATTAATCCAATTGGCTGATTTACTTTGTGAGAAAGAGGTGATTTTCCAACAAGATTTAGAAAATATCTTTGGTAAACGTCCTTTTGACAAGTCAGAAACAGAGGAAAATACGATTCAACCTCAAACGGATACAGAAAACACAATCGCTTAA
- a CDS encoding phosphatidate cytidylyltransferase, translated as MSETVKRTISGVIYIVLLLSATLYDALTFKILFGFFMIVAAYEFAKLIQLSKYLCVGLSLVAVAAIFQDRIALPVQTLVIITFLILLAITAELFTTRKPNRSLPIKIILFLGYILGTFLAFLHLPYTPEGYQPQIVIGILILVWTNDTFAYIVGKKFGKHKLFERISPKKTIEGLLGGIVFAIIASLVLNHFFTSLNVYIWIASAIFVGLFGTLGDLVESHFKREAGVKDSGKIMPGHGGILDRLDSILFISPFLYIIFQIL; from the coding sequence ATGTCTGAAACCGTTAAAAGAACAATATCTGGAGTAATCTATATTGTTCTGCTTCTAAGTGCAACTTTGTATGATGCACTAACTTTCAAAATACTATTTGGATTTTTTATGATTGTAGCTGCTTATGAATTTGCTAAATTGATTCAGCTATCAAAATACCTTTGCGTGGGTTTGAGTTTAGTTGCTGTAGCCGCTATTTTCCAAGATCGTATAGCGCTTCCTGTTCAAACATTGGTGATCATCACTTTTTTAATTTTACTAGCCATTACGGCAGAATTATTCACCACGCGTAAACCCAATCGAAGCTTACCAATTAAAATTATTCTATTCCTAGGTTATATCTTAGGGACTTTTTTAGCTTTTTTACATCTTCCCTATACTCCCGAAGGATATCAACCTCAAATTGTTATTGGTATTTTAATTTTGGTCTGGACCAACGATACCTTTGCGTACATTGTGGGGAAGAAATTCGGTAAACACAAGCTATTCGAGCGCATTTCTCCTAAAAAAACCATCGAAGGTTTACTAGGTGGAATTGTATTCGCAATTATTGCATCACTAGTACTAAATCACTTTTTTACATCATTAAATGTGTATATTTGGATTGCAAGTGCTATTTTTGTAGGATTATTTGGAACACTTGGGGACTTAGTTGAATCTCATTTCAAAAGAGAAGCCGGTGTTAAAGATAGTGGCAAAATCATGCCAGGACACGGAGGTATCTTAGATCGCCTAGACAGCATCTTGTTTATCTCACCATTTTTGTATATCATTTTTCAAATTTTATAA